The sequence below is a genomic window from Bradyrhizobium septentrionale.
CCTGCACATGCGCCGCGTCGTCGGACGCCAGGAACAGCACCGTCTTCGAGATGTGATCGGGCTCGCCGATGCGTCCGAGTGGCGTGGTCTTGCCGATCCGCGCCTCGAACACCTTCTCGGCCTCGGGCGTTGCGATCGCCGCGCCCCAGATCGGTGTACGCACCGCGCCCGGCGCCACCACATTGACGCGGATGTTGCGCGGCGACAGCTCTGACGCCATCACCCGCGCCATCGCGCGCACGCCGGCCTTGCTCGCGGCATAGGCCGAGTAGCCCGGATTGCCGAGCACCGAAATCACCGAGCCGTTGAGGATGATCGACGCGCCGTCGTTGAGATAGGGCGCGACCGCCTGCACGGTGAAGAACACACCGGTGAGATTGGTGCGGATCACATTTTCGAAAGTAGCCAGCGTGGTGCCGCCGACCGGCGTCTGGCCGGGAATGCCGGCATTGGCAAACAGCACGTCGTATTTGCCGAACTTCTCGGCGCCCTGCTTCACCGCGGCCTCCAGCGCCGCGACATCGGTGGCGTCGGCCGCCACCGCCAACGCGTTCGGCCCGAGTTCCTTGGCCGCCGCCGCAAGCGTCTCCTTGTTGCGCCCGGTGATGACGACCTTGGCGCCCTCGGCCACGAACAGCTTTGCCGTCGCGAGCCCGATGCCGCTGTTGCCGCCGGTGATCAACGCCGTCTTGTTTGCCAATCTCATGTCCGCCTCCAGTTGGTTGCATTATTAAACTTCATTGCCTACCTAGGGCATCAGGTTTAATATTGCAACCACACAAGACCGTGATGGCCCAACTTCTGGAGACCGCGCCGTGAAACGAACCAGCCTCGCAGGCGATTCTTGCCCGGTGGCCCGCGCGCTCGACGTGTTCGGCGACTGGTGGTCGTTGCTGATCATCCGCGACGCCAGCCTCGGCCGGCGCCGCTTCGGGGAATTCCAGGCGAGCCTCGGCCTCGCCAAGAACATCCTCACCACGCGGCTGCGCACGCTGGTCGAGCGCGGCATATTGAGGATGGTCCCCGCCTCCGACGGCAGCGCCTATCAGGAATATCTGCTGACGCCGAAGGGCCACGGCATCTTTCCGATCCTGGTCGCGCTCCGGCAATGGACCGAGGAGTTCGACGAGCACCCGGACGAGATCGCGACCATCCTGGTCGACCGCGACAACGGCAAGCCGGTGAAGAAACTCGCGCTGTTCTCGCAGGACGGACGCGTGCTTGATGCCGCCGACACGGCGCTGAAGCCGCGGCCTGCCGCGAAGCGCGCGCGGCGTGTATCGGCCTAACTCTATCCATCAGGATGGCGACCGGTGTTGCCCATTCGACACGACGGGCAACTCAGCAAAACCTGTCAATCCTAGCGCGCGAAATATTTCGCTTTATCAGAAATACAACTCAGTGCTATAGATTGTCCGTCTCACCCGATCGAGGGGCGCTTCGCGATCGTCACGAACGCGGTGTGGGATGCGGTGGACGCTGAGCGTATGACTGACGAGCATGCGCAACGCGGACGGTGAAGTCGTGTGGTCCTGACGCCCTAGCGGCCGGTGTCCCCTCGCAATAGCACGCAGCGCTTTGCGAAGGCGGCGACAAGCAAGCCCAGTCTCGCCGGGGAGAGCACGAAATAAGCCGTAACCCATCGCGCAGGGAAAGCCGGAGTGTTTCCGGTTACACCTGTGGTCCTACCCCCGAGCTTTCTACCTTTTGCTCGGGGCCCATGGGTGCGATCGGCACCCGGCTTTCCCTGCGCCCTCTGCGAGAGGAGGGCGAAACGAAATGCAAAGCTCGGACGATTCATGTCGCGAGAACGCGAAGCTACGTCCCCACCCACACTGTCATCGCCCGGCTCGACCGGGCGATCCAGTACGCCGCGGCCTCTCGGCTCAAGCACCGGCGTCTCTGAATACTGGATCACCCGCATGCGCAGGTGATGGCACCGGTTGTCACGACAACCTCCTTCGACTGCGCGCACGCAACTGCTCGTCGGCTTCCAGCCGGGCCATCGCGAACAGCCGGTCGAGGACCTCGAATTTGTGGCGCTGGGCGAGTTTGGCGAGTTCGGTCGCGGCGGCTGCGATCAGGACCAGGGCGTCATCCGGACCGCCCTCCCCACCGGTCTCGTCGCCCGCCGGTCGTCGCCGGCCGGATGCCTTGCGCATCCGGCCGCCCCCTGTGCTGCTCAAAAGGCCTAGTCCGATTCCCACCTTATATATAAAGAGATACGCCCTTTCCGGCCGCAACTCTAGGACGTATTTTTCAACCCTTGGGATAGAAACTCCACAGCCTGGACCCTCCCTTCAATATCTGGCGATTTGACAGGGACCGCCTCAGCACCCATGTTCGCCCCGACACGGCGGGCCGCGAGTCTAGCGGGACCCACCTTCAAGTTTTCCCGTAAGCTATTGGAATGACATGAATATCGTCATTGTGGAGTCGCCTGCCAAGGCCAAGACGATCAACAAATATCTGGGATCCTCCTACGAGGTCCTGGCGTCGTTTGGCCATGTCCGCGACCTCCCGGCCAAGAACGGTTCGGTCGATCCGGACGCCAATTTCCAGATGATCTGGGAGGTCGATGCCAAGGCCGCCGGCCGTCTGAACGACATCGCCAAGGCGCTCAAGGGTGCCGACCGCCTGATTCTCGCAACCGACCCTGATCGCGAGGGCGAGGCGATTTCCTGGCACGTGCTGGAGGTGATGAAGGAGAAGCGCGCGCTGAAGGACCAGAAGGTCGAGCGCGTGGTGTTCAACGCCATCACGAAGCAGGCCGTCACCGACGCCATGAGGGCGCCGCGCCAGATCGACGGCGCGCTGGTCGACGCCTATATGGCGCGCCGTGCGCTGGACTATCTGGTCGGCTTCACCCTCTCCCCCGTGCTGTGGCGCAAGTTGCCCGGCGCCCGCTCCGCCGGCCGCGTGCAGTCGGTCGCGCTGCGGCTGGTCTGCGACCGCGAGCTCGAGATCGAGAAGTTCGTGCCGAGGGAGTACTGGTCGCTGGTCGCGACGCTGCTGACGCCGCGCGGCGACGCCTTCGAGGCGCGGCTGGTCGGCGCCGACGGCAAGAAGATCGCGCGGCTCGACATCGGCTCCGGCGCCGAAGCCGAGGACCTCAAGAAGGCGATCGAGGCCGCGCTGTTCAAGGTTGCGACCGTCGAGGCCAAACCGGCCCGGCGCAATCCGCAGGCCCCCTTCACCACCTCGACCCTGCAGCAGGAAGCGAGCCGCAAGCTCGGCTTCGCGCCGGCGCACACCATGCGCATCGCGCAGCGGCTGTATGAAGGCATCGACATCGGCGGCGAGACCACTGGTCTAATCACCTATATGCGAACCGACGGCGTCCAGATCGATCCGTCCGCGATCACCCAGGCCCGCAAGGTGATCGGCGAGGACTATGGCAACGCCTACGTGCCGGACGCGCCGCGCCAGTACCAGGCCAAGGCCAAGAACGCGCAGGAAGCGCACGAAGCGATCCGCCCGACCGATCTTTCGCGTCGCCCGGCCACCATCGGCCGCCGCCTCGATACCGACCAGGCCAAGCTCTATGAGCTGATCTGGAAGCGCACCATTGCGAGCCAGATGGAGTCGGCCGAACTCGAGCGCACCACCGTCGACATCGAAGCCAAGGCCGGTGCCCGCACACTCGAGCTGCGCGCCTCCGGCCAGGTCATCAAGTTCGACGGCTTCCTCGCGCTCTATCAGGAAAGCCGTGACGACGAGGAAGACGAGGATTCGCGTCGCCTGCCCGCGATGAGCGCGGGCGAAGCGGTGAAGCGCCAGAGCCTCGCGGTCACCCAGCATTTCACTGAGCCGCCGCCGCGCTTCTCGGAAGCCTCGCTGGTGAAGCGGATGGAAGAGCTCGGCATCGGCCGGCCCTCGACCTACGCCTCGATCCTGCAGGTCCTGAAGGACCGCGGCTACGTCAAGCTGGAGAAGAAGCGGCTACACGGCGAGGACAAGGGCCGCGTCGTGGTCGCGTTCCTGGAAAACTTCTTCTCGCGATACGTCGAATACGACTTCACGGCCGATCTCGAGGAACAGCTCGATCGCGTCTCCAACAACGAGATTTCCTGGCAGCAGGTGCTGAAGGATTTCTGGAGCGGCTTCATCGGCGCGGTGAACGACATCAAGGATCTGCGCGTCGCCGAGGTGCTCGATGCGCTCGACGAGATGCTGGGCCCGCATATCTATCCGCCGCGCGCGGATGGCGGCGACGTCAGGCAGTGTCCGACCTGCGGCACCGGGCGGCTCAATCTGAAGGCCGGCAAGTTCGGCGCCTTCGTCGGCTGCTCGAACTATCCGGAATGCCGCTACACAAGGCCGCTGGCGGCCGACAGCGCCGAGAGCGCCGACCGCGTGCTCGGCACCGATCCCGACACCGGGTTCGATGTCACGGTGAAGGCCGGCCGTTTCGGCCCCTACATCCAGCTTGGCGAGCAGAAGGATTACGCCGAAGGCGAGAAGCCGAAGCGCGCGGGGATTCCGAAGGGCACCTCGCCTGCCGATGTCGACCTCGAACTGGCGCTCAAGCTTCTGTCGCTGCCGCGCGAGATCGGCAAACATCCGGAGACCGGCGAGCCGATCACCGCCGGCCTCGGCCGGTTCGGGCCGTTCGTCAAGCACGAGAAGACCTATGCCAGCCTCGAAGCCGGCGACGAGGTGTTCGATATCGGGTTGAACCGCGCCGTCACGCTGATCGCGGAGAAGATTGCCAAGGGTCCGAGCGGCCGCCGCTTCGGCGCCGACCCGGGCAAGCCGCTCGGCGATCACCCGACGCTGGGCGCGGTCGCGCTCAAGAACGGCCGTTACGGCGCCTATGTCGCGGCCGGCGGCGTCAACGCGACGATCCCGAGCGACAAGACGCCCGATGAGGTCACGCTTGCGGAAGCGATCGCGCTGATCGACGAGCGCGCGGCCAAGGGCGGCGGCAAGGCAAAGGGCAAGAAGGCGAAGGCGGCAAAGCCCGCAAAAGCCAAGGCCGAAACGGCCGACGGCGATGCCGAGGCGAAGCCCGCCAAGAAGGCGGCGTCCAAGAAGGCCGCGGCGAAACCGAAAACGGATGCAACCAGCAAGGCGCGCGCGCCGGTCGCCTCGGGTGCCAAGACGTCGCCTGCAAAGTCATCGGCACCAGCGAAAGCGCCCGCGAAGAAGAGCGCCGGCAAGGCACGAGGATAAGTGAAACCAAAACCCGACCATGGCTTTCCGGGCCGGGACGCCATCGTCGCCTTCATCCGCGCCAATCCAGGCAAGATCGGCACCCGCGAGATCGCGCGCGCGTTCGGCCTGAAGAACGCCGACCGCATCGAGTTGAAGCGGATCCTCCGCGAGCTCGCCGACGACGGCACGGTCGCCAAGCGCGGCCGCAAGATTCACGAGCCGGCGGCACTGCCGCCGACCGTGCTCGCCGACATCACCGGCCGTGACAGCGACGGCGAGTTGATCGCCACGCCCGCCGAGTGGGACTCCGAAGAAAACGGCACCGCCCCGAAAATCCGCATCGAGACGCCGCGGCGGCCGAAGCCCGGCACCGTCGCCGGCGTCGGTGACCGCGCGCTGCTGCGGGTCGAGGTGACCAACGAGCGCGACGGCACGCCCTATCGCGGCCGCGTCATCAAGGTGATCGATCACGGGCGAACCCGTATCCTCGGCATCTTCCGCCGCAACCCTGAAGGCGGCGGCCGGCTGATCCCGGTCGACAAGAAGCAGGCCGGCCGCGAGCTCAACATCGCCAAGGCCGACAGCGGCGGCGCCGAGGACGGCGACCTCATCAGCGTCGACCTGATCCGCACCCGCGGCTACGGGCTAGCCTCCGCCCGGGTCAAGGAACGGCTCGGCTCGATCGCCAGCGAGAAGGCGATCAGCCTGATCGCGATCAACACCCACGACATCCCGCAGGTGTTTTCGTCTTCTGCACTGCGCGAAGCCGAAGACGCCAAGCCCGCGACGCTGCAGGGCCGCGAGGACTGGCGCGACGTGCCGCTCGTCACCATCGATCCGCCTGACGCCAAGGATCACGACGACGCCGTGCATGCCGAGGTCGATCCCGATCCGAACAACAAGGGCGGCTTCATCGTCCATGTCGCGATCGCCGACGTCGCCTTCTATGTGCGGGCGGGCTCGGCACTCGACCGCGACGCGCTGCAGCGCGGCAACTCGGTGTATTTCCCCGATCGCGTGGTGCCGATGCTGCCCGAGCGGATCTCCAACAATCTCTGCTCGCTTGTGCCGGGCGAACCGCGCGGCGCGCTCGCGGTGCGGATGGTGATCGGCGCCGACGGCCGCAAGCGCTCGCACACCTTCCATCGCGTGCTGATGCGCTCGGCCGCGAAGCTTGCCTACGCGCAGGCGCAGGCGGCGATCGACGGCAGGCCCGATGACACCACCGGCCCCCTGCTCGATCCGATCCTGAAGCCGCTGTGGTCGGCCTATGAGCTGGTCAGGCTCGCACGCAACGAGCGCGACCCGCTCGATCTCGATCTGCCCGAGCGCAAGATCCTGTTGAAGCCCGACGGCACCGTCGACCGGGTGATCGTGCCGCAGCGGCTCGATGCGCACCGGCTGATCGAGGAGTTCATGATCCTCGCCAACGTCTCAGCCGCCGAGATGCTGGAGAAAAAGGCGCTGCCGCTGATCTACCGCGTGCACGACGAGCCGAGCCAGGAGAAGGTTCACAACCTCCAGGAATTCCTGAAGACGCTCGACCTGCCCTTCACCAAGCAGGGTGCGCTGCGGCCCGCGCAGTTCAACCGCGTGCTGGCGCAGGTCTCGGGCGAGGACTATGAACCGCTGGTCAACGAGGTGGTGTTGCGCTCGCAGGCGCAGGCCGAATACTCCGCCGAGAATTACGGTCATTTCGGCTTGAACCTGCGCCGTTACGCGCACTTCACCTCTCCGATCCGGCGCTATGCCGACCTGATCGTGCATCGCGCGCTGATCCGCGCGCTCGGCCTCGGCGAAGGCGCCTTGCCGACCGATGAGACCGTGGAGACGCTGGCCGAGATCGCGGCGCAGATTTCCGTCACCGAGCGCCGCGCGATGAAGGCGGAGCGCGAGACCACCGACCGGCTGATCGCGCATTTCCTTGCTGACAAGGTCGGCGCCTCGTTCCAGGGCCGCATTTCCGGCGTGACGCGATCCGGCCTGTTCGTGAAGCTCGATGACACCGGCGCCGACGGCCTGATCCCGATCCGCACCATCGGCAGCGAATATTTCAACTACGACGAAACCCGCCACGCGCTGATCGGCTCGCGCAGCGGAACCATGTATCGGCTCGGCGACGTCGTCGACGTCCGGCTGGTCGAGGCAGCTCCAGTGGCGGGCGCGCTGCGCTTTGAGCTATTATCCGGCGGCCAGGCAATTCCGCGCGGCAGAAAACGCGAGGGCGCAAGGGCCGAACGTGGCGCCGCGGGATTTGGCAAGGGACCAGGCAAGGGAACTGGCAAGAAGGCGCACAAGGAGCGGAAGGCGCGCAACAAGAAGGACCGCAAGCCGGCGAAGTCCAAGCCCGGCAAATCGAAGCGAGGCACGTCATGGAAGTGACACCGCCGACAGTGGTCTGGACTCGCGACGGAGCCGAGCCCGAGAAGCGCGACGTGTGGAGCGCGATGAAACGCGGGTTCCTTGGCCGCTGCCCGCGCTGCGGAAAAGGCAAACTGTTTCGCAAGTTTCTCAAATGCGACGGCCATTGCCCGGTCTGCGACCTCGACTTCTCGCCGCATCGCGCCGACGATCTGCCCGCCTATCTCGTCATCGTCATCGTCGGCCATATCGTGGTACCGACCGCGCTGTGGATCGAGACCGACTATTCGCCGCCGGTGTGGCTGCAACTTGCGATCTATCTGCCGTTCACGCTGTTCGCATCGCTGGCGCTGCTGCAGCCGGTGAAGGGAGCCGTGATTGGATTGCAATGGGCCCTGCGCATGCATGGCTTTGACGAAAATGCCCCTAGCGACATCCCGCCGGTCTAGCTAAACCGGGCCGCAAGAAGAAATGAAAGGGATGAAATGACTGAAGCTGCCGCACCTGCCGCCGTTGTCCACCAGGGCGAAAAAGAAGCCGATCATCATGCGTATTTTCGGCCGAAGGATGCGGCGACGCTGATCCTGATCGATCGCTCCGGTGCCAAGCCGAAGGTGCTGGTCGGCAAGCGCCATGACAAGGTGGTATTCATGCCGGGCAAATTCGTCTTCCCCGGCGGCCGCGTCGACAAGGCCGACAACCGCGTGCCGGTCGCAGCGCCGATCACGCCGGAGCTGGAAGCCAATCTGCTCAAGGGCAGCCCGAAGATCACGCCCGGCCGCGCGCGTGCGCTCGCCAATGCCGCGATCCGCGAAGCCTGCGAAGAGACCGGGCTCTGCCTCGGCCGCAAGGTCGAGAAGACGCCGAAGCTTGATGGACCCTGGGCGCCGTTCGCCGGCGCCGGCCTGCTGCCCGATCCGTCCGGCCTGTTCCTGATCGCGCGCGCGATCACGCCGCCCGGCCGCGTCCGCCGCTTCGACACCCGCTTCTTCACCGCCGATGCCTCAGCGATCGCGCATCGCGTCGAAGGCGTGGTGCACGCCGACGCCGAGCTGGTCGAGCTGGTCTGGGTTGAGATCGGCTCCGAGCCGCTCGCCGATGCGCATGCCATGACCAAGAACGTGCTCGCCGAGCTCGACCGCCGTCTCGCCACCGGCCCGCTCCGCCACGACGCGCCGGTGCCGTTCTTCCATTTCTACGGCGGCAAGATGCACAAGGACGTGCTTGGGGCATGATCACCGCAATGCCGGACTCAGCGTCAGGTCAGTGCACGGCTGATATCACCGAGGGCAGCATGTGCGCAGCGACCACCCTGTGTCCCTCCGGCGTGAAGTGAATGTGGTCCGGCTGCAAATAATTGCGCAGCACCGCATTCCACCACATCGGGATCACGCGGATGCCCCGGCTGCGCAGCCGGGCCTCGATCGCCGCAAGCTCAGCATTTTGATCGCCTTGATGCAATCGCCTGGCGTTCCAGCCGCCACCGACCCGGTCGAGCAGCACGATCTTGGTCCCTGCGGGGACCGCGGAATCGAGCCGGGCCAGCATGCCCGCATTGGTATCGCCGTTGATGCCGGCGTTGGTGACTTGAACGCGACGGCCCTTCGCCGCCAGCATGCCTTCCAGTTGCGCCGGCCAGGCATCCGAACTGCTGACGCCCCGGCCCGCGACATTGCTCGCGCCGATCGCAACGATCTGCGCCCGCGCCGGTCTGCCGAGACAGAGCGCGATCGCGACCAGGAAGCCCGCGATCAGCCATGGTCTTGCCGGATAGATCATGTCCCCTCCACGATGACAAAGGCGTCGGGTTGAAAATATCCTCCGCTCGTCGCCCAGATTGCAAGAATCTTCTTAAGTACCCTCATGGCGTTGTCCGCGGCGCTCCCTATCTGTTCCGCTAACGACATCAAGAACGGAACGGGGCAATGGCGAAGCGTCAACTCAAGCTCGGCGCGTTCATGCGGCCGATCAGCATTCACACCGGCGCCTGGCGCTATCCCGGGGCCTGGCCCGACGCCAATTTCAACTTCGACCACATCAAGACGCTGATCCGGAAGCTCGAAGCCGGCAAGTTCGACGCATTTTTCATGGCCGACCATCTGGCCGTGCTGAACATGCCGATCAACGCGCTGAAGCGCAGCCACACCGTGACCTCGTTCGAGCCGTTCACCCTGCTCTCAGCGCTGTCGGCCGTCACCGAGCATATCGGCCTGATCGCGACCGGCTCGACCACCTTCGACGAGCCTTATCACGTCGCGCGGCGCTTCGCCTCGCTCGACCACATCTCCGGCGGCCGCGCCGGCTGGAATATCGTCACCACGTCCAATCCGGACGCGGCGCTGAATTTCGGCCTCGACGATCACATGGAGCATGCCGAGCGCTACAAGCGCGCCCGTGAGTTCTACGACGTCGTCACCGGCCTCTGGGATTCCTTCGCCGATGACGCATTCGTGCGCGATGTCGAGTCCGGGCTGTTCGTCGATCCCGACAAGATGCATGTGCTCAACCACAAGGGCCAATATCTCTCGGTCCGCGGTCCGCTGAATATCGCCCGCCCGGTGCAGGGTTGGCCTGTCATTGTGCAGGCCGGCGCATCCGACGACGGCAGGCAGCTTGCGGCCGAGACTGCGGAAGCCGTCTTCACCGGCGGTGGCAGCCTTGCGGACGGACAAAAGCTCTATGCCGACATCAAGGGCCGCATGGAGAAGATCGGCCGCGATCCCGAGCATCTGAAGATCCTGCCCGGCGCCTTCGTGGTGGTCGGCGACAGCGTCGAGGAAGCCAAGGAGAAGCGCGCGTTGCTCGACAGCCGCGTGCATTACGAGAGCGCGATCGCCTCGCTCTCGGTGATCCTCGGCACCGACGCGTCCCGCTTCGATCCCGACGGGCCGTTACCGGAGATTCCCGAGACCAATGCCAGCAAGAGCGGCCGGCAACGCCTCGTCGATGTCGCTGCGCGCGACAAGCTGACCGTGCGCCAACTCGCGCAGCGCGTCGGCGGCTATGGCGGGCTCGCCTTCGTCGGCACGCCGCAGACCATCGCCGATCAGATGGAGGAATGGCTGACCGGCCGCGGCAGCGACGGCTTCAACATCATGTTCCCCTATCTGCCGCAGGGCCTGTTCGAGTTCGTCGACAAGGTCGTTCCCGAATTGCAGAAGCGCGGGATCTTCCGCAAGGAATACGAGGGCAAGACCCTGCGCGAGAATCTGGGCCTTCCGCGGCCGAAGAACCAGTTCTTCGAGGGTTGATCGAGGGCCCGCCGATTGATGCTAGTCCGCGTCGGGCTCGGTGCCGACATAGTCCTTCGGCCGCAGCATCAGCTCGGCACCGAGCGTGCGTGCAAACGCGTTCGCCTCGTCGCGGCGGCTGAAGGAGGACACCATGACCGGCCTCGTGCCGCGGCCGCCGCACAGGCTCACGTGATACGCGGTGAAGCTGCAATCGGGATCGGAGTGATCGGTGATGCTGATGAACTTGAATTCGCTGAGTTGCCGCAGGCTGCGAAACTTCAGCGGACCGAACTGATTGGTGACGACCAGCTGCCGCGAGATCGGGTCGACCTCGATGAAGTAGCGCAGCGTCGCCAGGATCAGTCCGGGCACGCCGATCACCAGCGCAAAGCCGGTCAGAAACAGCAGCCCGACCCAGTCCTCGCTCCAGTAGCCCGATCCGGTCAGATCGGCCTTGAGGATCAGGCCGATGTAGTAAGCGAAGTAGAGGCCGCCTGCGAGGAACGGCAGCGAGGCCAGGCGGAAGTACCACTGCTTCAGCCATTCGACGCGCACGCCCTGGCCGTCATGGGTGATTGCAACCGGCATCCTGTCCTCTGCCATCAACTGGAAACGGGAACAGGCGGTAGTCGGGAGTCCGGTGCGCCAGGTTCGACGAAAAATCGCCCCTTTGGCGGCGAAAAGCCTCGAAATCAGGCCCGTTTCGGCCGGGAAATCCTTGACTTCCCTCGGTTTATGGCTAGTTTCCCGGCCAAACGCGGGCCGATTTGGCCGGCTCCCGATATCCCTGCATTTTCGAGGTTTTGCACATGGCCAAGGCGGTCACCATCAAGGTCAAGCTCGTGTCGACGGCCGATACCGGCTTCTACTACGTCGCCAAGAAGAATTCGCGCACCATGACCGACAAGCTGGTCAAGAAGAAGTACGACCCGGTCGCGCGCAAGCACGTCGAGTTCAAGGAAGCCAAGATCAAGTAAGATCGCCTGCTTCTGACGTTTCAAACGGGGCCCCTTGGGCCCCGTTTTTGCTTTGTAGCCACGCGTCATCCCTGATGCGTCCCGGGACCGCCCCGGGCGAAGGACGTTCCTCAGGATGTGGCGCTACTACCGGCGCTAGCGCTTGAACGCCTCATCACGCAGATGCGCATCCGCGATTTGCGCATCCGGATTATGCGTGATGGTCATGAACCAAACCAGGCTGAAGAACAACGACCACGCTGTGTTCCAATAGAACCAGTTCATGGGATCACCTCGAACAGCTTTCACCCGTACCGGCCGGCGAACATCGCCGGCCTTGCGGAACGCCGCCCAATCTACTGCACGACCTCGCCGTGCAGCGCGAGATCCAGCCCTTCCCGTTCGACATCCCGCGTCACGCGAAGCCCGACGAAGAGATTGATCACGAACAGGATGACCAGACTCACGATAGCATCATACACGAATACGGTCGCGACGCCGATGCACTGATTGATGAACTGCCCGGCATTCCCCTCCAGAACGCCTGCCGTACCGCCAATGCGATCGGCGTGTAGACGAAGATCGCCCACGACCCGATGAACCAGAGCATCGCAGAGAACTTCATCCGCTCGTCGAACGCACCGGCAATCAGCGCCAGCGTGACGCCGGCGACTGCCCGCGCACGTGGCACCTTGCCGTGATCGGAAGCTAGGCGACCTTGAGCAGCGGCGGTTGCGACGGCCGGATCAGCGCGAAGGCGACCTGGATGATGCCGCCGGCAAGGCCGAGCGCGACGCCGATCCGCCAGGCCATGGTGTAGGAGCCGAGCGAGTCGTAGATCACCCCGCCGCCATAGGCACCGAGGAAGCTGCCGACCTGGTGGCTCATGAAGGCGAGGCCCTGGATCATCGCCTGCCAGCGCAGTCCGAACATCTCGGCCACCGCACCCGCGACCAGCGGACCGACACCCATCCAGAGGAAGCCCATGGTGGCGCCGAACAGCAGCGTCGAGCCAGGCGTCGCCGGCAGCATGAAATACCAGGCGAGCGCCAGCGAACGCAGGATGTAGATCGCGCCGAGCAGCGCCAGCTTGTTCCAGCGCTGGCCGGCCCAGCCGAAGAACAGCGAGCCCAGCACGTTGAAGCCGCCGATCATGCCGAGCGTCTGTGCGCTCAGCATTGGATCGAGCCCGCAGATCGCCAGATACGACGGCAGATGCGTGGTGAGGAAGACGAGCTGCATGCCGCAGACCATGTAGGCGCAGGTCATCACCACGAAGGATGCGTTGCCGAACGCGGTCTTCGCCGCGGTCGCCGCAGTGGCGTTGCCGATATCGTCGGCCGCGGGCTTCGGCAGCGGAATGTTGTCGACGCGCCCTGCGAACCAGGCGGCCGGAATCATTGCGATCGACAGGATCACAAAGCC
It includes:
- the rpmG gene encoding 50S ribosomal protein L33, whose protein sequence is MAKAVTIKVKLVSTADTGFYYVAKKNSRTMTDKLVKKKYDPVARKHVEFKEAKIK
- a CDS encoding GDSL-type esterase/lipase family protein — encoded protein: MIYPARPWLIAGFLVAIALCLGRPARAQIVAIGASNVAGRGVSSSDAWPAQLEGMLAAKGRRVQVTNAGINGDTNAGMLARLDSAVPAGTKIVLLDRVGGGWNARRLHQGDQNAELAAIEARLRSRGIRVIPMWWNAVLRNYLQPDHIHFTPEGHRVVAAHMLPSVISAVH
- a CDS encoding MFS transporter — protein: MPLLQVLRPTLPILIGASIMLTLSMGLRQSLGIFMQPLTHDIHISISDFTLALAVQNLAWGFLQPLAGAMTVRYGFRPIMVVGALLYIAGLVLMTTANGLVSVMIGGGVLIGTSLACTAAAIAMSVAARAVPETVRSTVLGIVSGAGSIGALLSAPLGQMLNEGFGWRVGLAGFVILSIAMIPAAWFAGRVDNIPLPKPAADDIGNATAATAAKTAFGNASFVVMTCAYMVCGMQLVFLTTHLPSYLAICGLDPMLSAQTLGMIGGFNVLGSLFFGWAGQRWNKLALLGAIYILRSLALAWYFMLPATPGSTLLFGATMGFLWMGVGPLVAGAVAEMFGLRWQAMIQGLAFMSHQVGSFLGAYGGGVIYDSLGSYTMAWRIGVALGLAGGIIQVAFALIRPSQPPLLKVA
- a CDS encoding LLM class flavin-dependent oxidoreductase, whose protein sequence is MAKRQLKLGAFMRPISIHTGAWRYPGAWPDANFNFDHIKTLIRKLEAGKFDAFFMADHLAVLNMPINALKRSHTVTSFEPFTLLSALSAVTEHIGLIATGSTTFDEPYHVARRFASLDHISGGRAGWNIVTTSNPDAALNFGLDDHMEHAERYKRAREFYDVVTGLWDSFADDAFVRDVESGLFVDPDKMHVLNHKGQYLSVRGPLNIARPVQGWPVIVQAGASDDGRQLAAETAEAVFTGGGSLADGQKLYADIKGRMEKIGRDPEHLKILPGAFVVVGDSVEEAKEKRALLDSRVHYESAIASLSVILGTDASRFDPDGPLPEIPETNASKSGRQRLVDVAARDKLTVRQLAQRVGGYGGLAFVGTPQTIADQMEEWLTGRGSDGFNIMFPYLPQGLFEFVDKVVPELQKRGIFRKEYEGKTLRENLGLPRPKNQFFEG